The following proteins are co-located in the Vidua macroura isolate BioBank_ID:100142 chromosome 1, ASM2450914v1, whole genome shotgun sequence genome:
- the NXPH1 gene encoding neurexophilin-1 isoform X2, with translation MVPQVTCANLTNGGKTELLKSGSSKSTLKHIWTESSKDLSISRLLSQTFRGKENDTDLDLRYDAPETYSEQDLWDWLRNSTDLQEPRPRAKRRPIVKTGKFKKMFGWGDFHSNIKTVKLNLLITGKIVDHGNGTFSVYFRHNSTGQGNVSVSLVPPTKIVEFDLAQQTVIDAKDSKSFNCRIEYEKVDKATKNTLCNYDPSKTCYQEQTQSHVSWLCSKPFKVICIYISFYSTDYKLVQKVCPDYNYHSDTPYFPSG, from the coding sequence gTTACCTGTGCAAATTTAACAAATGGAGGAAAAACAGAACTTCTAAAATCAGGAAGCTCCAAATCCACACTAAAACACATATGGACAGAAAGTAGCAAAGACTTGTCCATCAGCCGACTGCTGTCACAGACTTTTCgtggaaaggaaaatgataCAGATTTGGACCTGCGATACGATGCCCCAGAAACTTATTCTGAGCAAGATCTCTGGGACTGGCTGAGGAACTCCACAGATCTGCAAGAACCTCGGCCCAGAGCAAAGAGACGGCCCATCGTCAAGACTGggaaatttaagaaaatgtttggCTGGGGAGATTTTCATTCCAACATCAAGACTGTGAAGCTAAATCTGTTAATAACAGGGAAAATCGTTGACCATGGCAATGGGACGTTTAGTGTTTACTTCAGGCATAACTCCACTGGTCAAGGGAATGTATCTGTGAGCCTAGTGCCCCCTACAAAAATAGTGGAATTTGACTTGGCACAACAGACAGTGATTGATGCCAAAGATTCCAAGTCCTTTAACTGTCGAATCGAGTACGAAAAGGTTGACAAGGCTACCAAGAATACACTCTGCAACTATGACCCTTCAAAAACCTGTTATCAGGAGCAGACCCAGAGCCATGTGTCATGGCTCTGCTCCAAGCCCTTTAAAGTAATCTGTatttacatttccttttatAGTACAGATTATAAACTAGTACAGAAGGTGTGTCCTGATTACAACTACCACAGTGACACACCCTACTTCCCTTCAGGGTGA
- the NXPH1 gene encoding neurexophilin-1 isoform X1 produces the protein MQAVYWYAVLLLQPTLYLVTCANLTNGGKTELLKSGSSKSTLKHIWTESSKDLSISRLLSQTFRGKENDTDLDLRYDAPETYSEQDLWDWLRNSTDLQEPRPRAKRRPIVKTGKFKKMFGWGDFHSNIKTVKLNLLITGKIVDHGNGTFSVYFRHNSTGQGNVSVSLVPPTKIVEFDLAQQTVIDAKDSKSFNCRIEYEKVDKATKNTLCNYDPSKTCYQEQTQSHVSWLCSKPFKVICIYISFYSTDYKLVQKVCPDYNYHSDTPYFPSG, from the coding sequence gTTACCTGTGCAAATTTAACAAATGGAGGAAAAACAGAACTTCTAAAATCAGGAAGCTCCAAATCCACACTAAAACACATATGGACAGAAAGTAGCAAAGACTTGTCCATCAGCCGACTGCTGTCACAGACTTTTCgtggaaaggaaaatgataCAGATTTGGACCTGCGATACGATGCCCCAGAAACTTATTCTGAGCAAGATCTCTGGGACTGGCTGAGGAACTCCACAGATCTGCAAGAACCTCGGCCCAGAGCAAAGAGACGGCCCATCGTCAAGACTGggaaatttaagaaaatgtttggCTGGGGAGATTTTCATTCCAACATCAAGACTGTGAAGCTAAATCTGTTAATAACAGGGAAAATCGTTGACCATGGCAATGGGACGTTTAGTGTTTACTTCAGGCATAACTCCACTGGTCAAGGGAATGTATCTGTGAGCCTAGTGCCCCCTACAAAAATAGTGGAATTTGACTTGGCACAACAGACAGTGATTGATGCCAAAGATTCCAAGTCCTTTAACTGTCGAATCGAGTACGAAAAGGTTGACAAGGCTACCAAGAATACACTCTGCAACTATGACCCTTCAAAAACCTGTTATCAGGAGCAGACCCAGAGCCATGTGTCATGGCTCTGCTCCAAGCCCTTTAAAGTAATCTGTatttacatttccttttatAGTACAGATTATAAACTAGTACAGAAGGTGTGTCCTGATTACAACTACCACAGTGACACACCCTACTTCCCTTCAGGGTGA